From a single Mangifera indica cultivar Alphonso chromosome 19, CATAS_Mindica_2.1, whole genome shotgun sequence genomic region:
- the LOC123203387 gene encoding SWI/SNF complex subunit SWI3C-like isoform X1 → MPASPSFHSDSRKWKRRKPEPRRAKHEDDDVEDEDEEQDNNNNETDNHNNSHNFNMDNGDDLQNAATAPDPAGTENEVLIDGGTRICEFPPVVRLAVNRPHASVLNLVAIERANLIGESSGRSSVLALENISYGQLQALSAVPADCAALDPERGDGGNTASCVITPPQTMEGKGVVKRFGSRVHVVPMHSDWFSPATVHRLERQVVPHFFSGKSPEHTPEKYMECRNYIVAKYMDNPEKRLELSDCQDLVEGVNNEDLNRIFRFLNHWGIINYCAAVPSPEPLNTVSYLREDSNGEVNVPSAVLKSIDSLIKFDKPKCKLKAAEVYSSSSRLDDDFLDLDTKIRERLSENNCHYCSQPIPIVYFQSQKEVDVLLCSDCFHEGRFVTGHSSLDFIRVDPTKDYGDMDGETWSDQETFLLLEGIEIYNDNWNEIAEHVGTKSKAQCILHFVRLPMEDGLLESIEVPNLSKPSNPSIRDDCRRLCSTLNGDLPGSCLQEADLESRLPFTNSGNPVMALVAFLASAVGPRVAAACAHAALATLSEQMEALGHGNRMHTESVHSKEGGFHGDIANSVQQKEENSAHGSWGQNGVEVSSIPADKIKMAAKAGLSAAATKAKLFADHEEREIQRLSANIINHQLKRLELKLKQFAEVETLLMRECDQVEKTRQRFAADRARVVSARFGTAGVPSQINMPSVAPSMVNNNMGNNRQQVMSASSSQPSISGYGSNANQPVHPHMQFRPQQSMFPMGQRMPITSLQASSSAPTNVMFNNPPGNAQSAMNHPLLRSVSGTSSGLG, encoded by the exons ATGCCAGCTTCACCTTCCTTCCATTCAG ATAGTCGAAAATGGAAGAGACGGAAGCCCGAGCCCAGAAGAGCCAAGCACGAAGACGACGACGTAGAGGACGAAGACGAAGAACAAGACAACAACAACAACGAAACGGATAATCACAATAATAGTCATAACTTTAATATGGACAACGGCGATGACTTACAAAACGCTGCGACTGCGCCAGATCCGGCGGGGACCGAGAACGAGGTCTTGATCGACGGTGGAACGCGCATCTGCGAGTTTCCTCCGGTGGTTCGGCTAGCGGTGAACCGACCGCACGCGTCTGTGCTGAACCTTGTGGCGATTGAGAGGGCGAATTTGATCGGGGAGAGTAGTGGGAGGAGTTCGGTTTTGGCGTTGGAGAATATTTCGTACGGGCAGCTGCAGGCTTTGTCTGCTGTGCCTGCCGACTGCGCTGCATTGGATCCTGAAAGGGGTGATGGCGGGAATACTGCTTCGTGTGTGATTACTCCTCCACAAACTATGGAAGGAAAGGGTGTTGTAAAGAggtttggaagtagagttcatgTTGTTCCTATGCATTCAG ATTGGTTTTCGCCAGCCACAGTACATAGACTAGAGAGACAAGTGGTGCCACATTTTTTCTCTGGAAAATCACCAGAACATACGCCAGAGAAATACATGGAATGTAGGAACTATATTGTTGCTAAGTATATGGATAATCCTGAGAAGAGGCTTGAACTTTCTGATTGCCAGGATTTGGTAGAAGGTGTTAACAATGAAGATCTGAATCGAATTTTTCGGTTCCTTAATCACTGGGGGATCATTAATTACTGTGCTGCTGTACCAAGTCCTGAGCCTTTGAATACTGTGTCCTACTTGAGGGAGGATTCTAACGGTGAGGTTAATGTGCCATCAGCTGTGTTAAAGTCCATTGATAGTTTGATCAAATTCGACAAGCCCAAGTGTAAACTCAAGGCAGCTGAAGTATATTCGTCATCATCACGTCTTGATGATGATTTCTTGGACTTGGACACCAAAATTCGAGAGCGTTTATCTGAAAATAATTGCCATTATTGTTCTCAGCCAATTCCAATTGTGTACTTTCAATCACAGAAGGAG GTTGATGTACTTCTATGTTCTGATTGTTTCCATGAGGGGAGATTTGTTACTGGTCATTCAAGCCTAGATTTTATTAGGGTGGATCCTACAAAAGATTATGGTGATATGGATGGAGAAACTTGGAGTGATCAAGAAACATTTTTGCTGCTTGAGGGTATAGAAATCTACAATGATAATTGGAATGAAATTGCAGAGCATGTTGGCACCAAGTCAAAAGCACAATGCATCCTCCATTTTGTCCGTCTGCCCATGGAGGATGGCCTGCTAGAAAGTATTGAGGTTCCCAACTTGTCCAAGCCATCCAATCCATCAATTAGAGATGATTGTAGAAGATTATGTTCGACTTTAAATGGTGATTTACCAG GATCATGCCTTCAAGAAGCTGATTTGGAAAGTCGGCTTCCATTTACAAATTCTGGGAATCCAGTTATGGCCTTG GTTGCTTTTTTGGCTTCTGCTGTTGGACCCAGAGTTGCTGCAGCTTGTGCCCATGCAGCCTTGGCAACACTGTCTGAACAGATGGAAGCATTGGGTCATGGTAACAG AATGCACACAGAAAGTGTTCATAGTAAAGAAGGTGGTTTTCATGGAGATATTGCAAATTCAGTTCAGCAAAAAG AAGAGAACTCAGCCCATGGTTCATGGGGTCAAAATGGGGTGGAGGTTTCTTCAATACCTgcagataaaattaaaatggctGCCAAAGCTGGTCTTTCTGCTGCAGCAACAAAGGCGAAACTATTTGCAGATCATGAAGAGCGAGAAATCCAAAGGCTTTCTgctaatataataaatcatcaG TTGAAGAGATTGGAGCTGAAGTTGAAACAGTTTGCAGAAGTGGAAACCTTGCTAATGAGAGAGTGTGATCAAGTTGAGAAGACAAGGCAGAGGTTTGCTGCAGATCGGGCTCGTGTTGTATCAGCTCGGTTTGGGACTGCTGGAGTTCCTTCACAAATTAATATGCCAAGTGTTGCTCCTTCCATGGTTAACAACAACATGGGTAACAATCGACAACAAGTAATGTCAGCATCGTCTTCACAGCCGAGTATTTCAGGATATGGCAGCAATGCGAACCAGCCAGTCCATCCCCATATGCAGTTCAGGCCACAGCAGTCTATGTTTCCAATGGGACAGAGGATGCCCATAACATCTTTACAAGCATCATCCTCAGCACCGACAAATGTGATGTTCAACAACCCCCCCGGAAATGCCCAGTCGGCTATGAATCATCCATTGCTGAGATCTGTATCCGGGACTAGTTCCGGCCTTGGTTGA
- the LOC123202886 gene encoding metal transporter Nramp5-like: MASRNQQQQPEISQSWGSGSNRIAAINVEGTTPSPNVTTNNDDKSFVDQQKHGWKKFLAFVGPGFLVSIAYLDPGNMETDLQAGANHQYELLWVILIGLIFALIIQSLAANLGVSTGKHLSELCKAEYPRFVKYCLWLLAELAVIAADIPEVIGTAFALNILFHIPVWVGVLLTGFSTLLLLSLQRYGVRKLEMLIAILVIIMAGCFFGEMSYVKPPAVDVLKGLFIPKLSGQSATGDAIALLGALVMPHNLFLHSALVLSRKVPNSVRGIKDACRYFLIESGIALFVALLINVAIVSVSGTVCSAPNLSENISDQCNNITLNSASFLLKNVLGKLSSIVYGIALLASGQCSTITGTYAGQFIMQGFLDMKMRKWLRNLMTRSIAITPSLIVSIIGGPQGAGRLIIIASMMLSFELPFALIPLLKFSSSSTKMGPHKNSIYIIVISWILSLGIIGINVYYLSTGFVGWLIHNDLPKVGNVFISIIVFPLMAIYLLAIIYLTLRKDTVVTFIEPTKEDPVAQTNMENGLVYPNGQMELGHVPYREDLADIPLPS, encoded by the exons ATGGCAAGCCGGAATCAGCAACAACAACCAGAAATTTCTCAATCATGGGGCAGCGGGAGCAACCGCATAGCTGCTATCAATGTAGAGGGAACGACACCATCTCCCAATGTCACTACCAACAACGATGACAAAAGTTTTGTCGATCAGCAG AAACATGGATGGAAAAAGTTTTTGGCGTTCGTAGGCCCTGGTTTCCTTGTATCAATCGCTTATCTTGACCCAGGAAACA TGGAAACTGATTTGCAAGCAGGAGCTAATCACCAATATGAG CTATTATGGGTAATTCTTATCGGATTGATCTTCGCTCTTATAATCCAGTCCCTTGCTGCAAATCTTGGTGTAAGCACTG GCAAACATTTATCAGAATTATGCAAGGCTGAGTACCCAAGATTTGTCAAGTACTGCCTGTGGTTGCTGGCCGAATTAGCTGTCATAGCCGCTGATATCCCAGAAG TGATTGGGACAGCCTTCGCATTAAATATACTCTTTCACATCCCAGTATGGGTTGGAGTTCTCCTCACTGGCTTCAGCACTCTCTTGTTGCTCAGCCTCCAAAGATATGGG GTGAGGAAGCTGGAAATGTTGATAGCGATACTTGTAATCATAATGGCTGGTTGTTTCTTTGGAGAAATGAGTTATGTAAAGCCTCCTGCAGTCGATGTCCTTAAGGGCCTGTTTATTCCCAAGCTTAGTGGCCAAAGTGCTACAGGCGACGCCATCGCCCTACTGGGCGCCCTCGTCATGCC GCACAATCTGTTTCTGCACTCAGCTCTTGTGCTTTCCAGAAAAGTGCCCAATTCTGTCCGTGGCATAAAG GATGCGTGTAGATATTTCCTTATAGAGAGTGGAATAGCCTTATTTGTAGCATTGTTAATCAATGTTGCGATAGTGTCGGTATCAGGCACTGTTTGCTCAGCCCCAAATCTCTCAGAAAATATCAGTGATCAATGCAATAATATTACACTCAACTCCGCTTCTTTCCTCCTCAAG AATGTGCTGGGAAAATTGAGCTCAATTGTTTATGGCATAGCCCTTCTGGCCTCAGGGCAATGCTCCACCATCACAGGAACTTATGCTGGACAATTTATTATGCAG GGTTTCCTGGacatgaaaatgagaaaatggcTGAGGAATTTGATGACAAGGAGCATTGCTATTACACCAAGTCTCATTGTTTCAATTATTGGTGGACCTCAAGGGGCAGGAAGATTAATCATTATTGCTTCG ATGATGTTGTCATTTGAACTGCCATTTGCTCTCATCCCTCTTCTCAAATTTAGCAGCAGTAGCACCAAAATGGGACCCCACAAGAACTCTATTTAT ATCATTGTAATTTCATGGATCTTGAGCCTGGGAATTATAGGCATCAATGTGTATTACTTGAGCACAGGATTTGTAGGTTGGTTAATCCACAACGACTTGCCCAAAGTGGGAAATGTGTTCATCAGCATCATAGTGTTTCCTCTTATGGCCATTTATCTATTAGCAATCATCTATTTAACTTTAAGAAAAGACACTGTTGTGACGTTTATTGAGCCCACAAAGGAAGATCCAGTTGCCCAAACCAATATGGAGAATGGGCTTGTATACCCTAATGGACAGATGGAATTGGGTCATGTACCTTACAGAGAGGATTTAGCCGATATCCCTCTACCATCGTAG
- the LOC123203387 gene encoding SWI/SNF complex subunit SWI3C-like isoform X2 yields the protein MPASPSFHSDSRKWKRRKPEPRRAKHEDDDVEDEDEEQDNNNNETDNHNNSHNFNMDNGDDLQNAATAPDPAGTENEVLIDGGTRICEFPPVVRLAVNRPHASVLNLVAIERANLIGESSGRSSVLALENISYGQLQALSAVPADCAALDPERGDGGNTASCVITPPQTMEGKGVVKRFGSRVHVVPMHSDWFSPATVHRLERQVVPHFFSGKSPEHTPEKYMECRNYIVAKYMDNPEKRLELSDCQDLVEGVNNEDLNRIFRFLNHWGIINYCAAVPSPEPLNTVSYLREDSNGEVNVPSAVLKSIDSLIKFDKPKCKLKAAEVYSSSSRLDDDFLDLDTKIRERLSENNCHYCSQPIPIVYFQSQKEVDVLLCSDCFHEGRFVTGHSSLDFIRVDPTKDYGDMDGETWSDQETFLLLEGIEIYNDNWNEIAEHVGTKSKAQCILHFVRLPMEDGLLESIEVPNLSKPSNPSIRDDCRRLCSTLNGSCLQEADLESRLPFTNSGNPVMALVAFLASAVGPRVAAACAHAALATLSEQMEALGHGNRMHTESVHSKEGGFHGDIANSVQQKEENSAHGSWGQNGVEVSSIPADKIKMAAKAGLSAAATKAKLFADHEEREIQRLSANIINHQLKRLELKLKQFAEVETLLMRECDQVEKTRQRFAADRARVVSARFGTAGVPSQINMPSVAPSMVNNNMGNNRQQVMSASSSQPSISGYGSNANQPVHPHMQFRPQQSMFPMGQRMPITSLQASSSAPTNVMFNNPPGNAQSAMNHPLLRSVSGTSSGLG from the exons ATGCCAGCTTCACCTTCCTTCCATTCAG ATAGTCGAAAATGGAAGAGACGGAAGCCCGAGCCCAGAAGAGCCAAGCACGAAGACGACGACGTAGAGGACGAAGACGAAGAACAAGACAACAACAACAACGAAACGGATAATCACAATAATAGTCATAACTTTAATATGGACAACGGCGATGACTTACAAAACGCTGCGACTGCGCCAGATCCGGCGGGGACCGAGAACGAGGTCTTGATCGACGGTGGAACGCGCATCTGCGAGTTTCCTCCGGTGGTTCGGCTAGCGGTGAACCGACCGCACGCGTCTGTGCTGAACCTTGTGGCGATTGAGAGGGCGAATTTGATCGGGGAGAGTAGTGGGAGGAGTTCGGTTTTGGCGTTGGAGAATATTTCGTACGGGCAGCTGCAGGCTTTGTCTGCTGTGCCTGCCGACTGCGCTGCATTGGATCCTGAAAGGGGTGATGGCGGGAATACTGCTTCGTGTGTGATTACTCCTCCACAAACTATGGAAGGAAAGGGTGTTGTAAAGAggtttggaagtagagttcatgTTGTTCCTATGCATTCAG ATTGGTTTTCGCCAGCCACAGTACATAGACTAGAGAGACAAGTGGTGCCACATTTTTTCTCTGGAAAATCACCAGAACATACGCCAGAGAAATACATGGAATGTAGGAACTATATTGTTGCTAAGTATATGGATAATCCTGAGAAGAGGCTTGAACTTTCTGATTGCCAGGATTTGGTAGAAGGTGTTAACAATGAAGATCTGAATCGAATTTTTCGGTTCCTTAATCACTGGGGGATCATTAATTACTGTGCTGCTGTACCAAGTCCTGAGCCTTTGAATACTGTGTCCTACTTGAGGGAGGATTCTAACGGTGAGGTTAATGTGCCATCAGCTGTGTTAAAGTCCATTGATAGTTTGATCAAATTCGACAAGCCCAAGTGTAAACTCAAGGCAGCTGAAGTATATTCGTCATCATCACGTCTTGATGATGATTTCTTGGACTTGGACACCAAAATTCGAGAGCGTTTATCTGAAAATAATTGCCATTATTGTTCTCAGCCAATTCCAATTGTGTACTTTCAATCACAGAAGGAG GTTGATGTACTTCTATGTTCTGATTGTTTCCATGAGGGGAGATTTGTTACTGGTCATTCAAGCCTAGATTTTATTAGGGTGGATCCTACAAAAGATTATGGTGATATGGATGGAGAAACTTGGAGTGATCAAGAAACATTTTTGCTGCTTGAGGGTATAGAAATCTACAATGATAATTGGAATGAAATTGCAGAGCATGTTGGCACCAAGTCAAAAGCACAATGCATCCTCCATTTTGTCCGTCTGCCCATGGAGGATGGCCTGCTAGAAAGTATTGAGGTTCCCAACTTGTCCAAGCCATCCAATCCATCAATTAGAGATGATTGTAGAAGATTATGTTCGACTTTAAATG GATCATGCCTTCAAGAAGCTGATTTGGAAAGTCGGCTTCCATTTACAAATTCTGGGAATCCAGTTATGGCCTTG GTTGCTTTTTTGGCTTCTGCTGTTGGACCCAGAGTTGCTGCAGCTTGTGCCCATGCAGCCTTGGCAACACTGTCTGAACAGATGGAAGCATTGGGTCATGGTAACAG AATGCACACAGAAAGTGTTCATAGTAAAGAAGGTGGTTTTCATGGAGATATTGCAAATTCAGTTCAGCAAAAAG AAGAGAACTCAGCCCATGGTTCATGGGGTCAAAATGGGGTGGAGGTTTCTTCAATACCTgcagataaaattaaaatggctGCCAAAGCTGGTCTTTCTGCTGCAGCAACAAAGGCGAAACTATTTGCAGATCATGAAGAGCGAGAAATCCAAAGGCTTTCTgctaatataataaatcatcaG TTGAAGAGATTGGAGCTGAAGTTGAAACAGTTTGCAGAAGTGGAAACCTTGCTAATGAGAGAGTGTGATCAAGTTGAGAAGACAAGGCAGAGGTTTGCTGCAGATCGGGCTCGTGTTGTATCAGCTCGGTTTGGGACTGCTGGAGTTCCTTCACAAATTAATATGCCAAGTGTTGCTCCTTCCATGGTTAACAACAACATGGGTAACAATCGACAACAAGTAATGTCAGCATCGTCTTCACAGCCGAGTATTTCAGGATATGGCAGCAATGCGAACCAGCCAGTCCATCCCCATATGCAGTTCAGGCCACAGCAGTCTATGTTTCCAATGGGACAGAGGATGCCCATAACATCTTTACAAGCATCATCCTCAGCACCGACAAATGTGATGTTCAACAACCCCCCCGGAAATGCCCAGTCGGCTATGAATCATCCATTGCTGAGATCTGTATCCGGGACTAGTTCCGGCCTTGGTTGA